The following coding sequences are from one Oryzias melastigma strain HK-1 linkage group LG20, ASM292280v2, whole genome shotgun sequence window:
- the LOC112151471 gene encoding musculin codes for MSTGPIATKADRRTAAPCKSPITRLTPSRHSEDATGRVGRRVKPERRTLSRALHKETRQMQRNAANARERARMRVLSKAFSRLKTSLPWVPADTKLSKLDTLRLASSYICHLRQLLQDERFESSFAHPVNLV; via the coding sequence ATGTCCACTGGCCCCATCGCGACTAAAGCGGACAGGAGGACAGCCGCCCCTTGCAAGAGCCCAATTACCCGCCTCACCCCCAGCCGGCATTCCGAGGACGCCACTGGCCGTGTGGGGAGGAGGGTCAAGCCGGAACGCCGCACGCTCTCCAGGGCGCTCCACAAGGAGACTCGGCAGATGCAGAGAAACGCGGCCAATGCGCGGGAGAGGGCCAGGATGAGGGTGCTGAGCAAGGCCTTCTCCAGACTGAAAACCAGCCTGCCCTGGGTCCCGGCGGACACCAAGCTATCCAAACTGGACACTCTGCGACTCGCCTCCAGTTACATTTGCCACCTTAGACAGCTCCTGCAGGATGAACGCTTTGAGAGCAGCTTTGCGCATCCAGTAAATCTGGTATGA
- the trpa1b gene encoding transient receptor potential cation channel subfamily A member 1b, producing the protein MNFSRDVARQTSCYTYVIEDEDTSPASLNAVELAEKGDLAHLENLVRKSPEVLNEKDDCGASPLHHAAAGGHVTLIQFIVTVVDPQELNCSDDQGNVPLHWAVERNKPESCRTLLDLGADPNVLNTALLSPLHLAVSLRYNDLVELLLSYNATDCNLQGDLGNTPLMMACSLNNCEALTILLKHGAKLCQQNKLGHFSMHAAAFAGAKKAMEVILKAGEEHGHPAAIHINYLDKSNSSPLHLAVRGGNIEAIRLCIATGAKIDQQQNDRSTPLHLACTQGATEVVKLMLSTVDQVEDIINLTDGACQTPLHRATIFDHNELAEYLISLGADLNSSDCKGNTPLLLATSCGAWKCVTLLLSKGANVNLKDKCGCNFLHLAILQPKGLKNIPEDVLQRNTVKALLSCEDNEGCTPLHYACRLGIHDSVKNMLGLSGQVGLACKSKDKKSALHFAAQYGRINTCQRLLETITDSRLLNEGDERGLTPLHLASKGGHTKVVQLLLRKGALFHSDYKGWSCLHHAASEGYTQTMAILLSANLKLLDKTDEDGNTALHIAARAGHVAAVRLMLVKGAELILNKNHTSFLHEAVQNGRKDVVNAVVDSERCDEALQLFTPGTSQRCPILDMIEFLPETCKHLLDRCVRESDDDHNSPNYHIEYSFRWLQAPISPQKLSDESLKIQPLAAVNAMVKYNRIELLNHPVCKKYLAMKWVAYGSKAHALNMFLYLLGLLPLTHLIVTLRPSMNTTDTGDRSINMVPVSFTEQSVFKSFCMVMVLIMNVYSIGKEVIQLSQQRWNYFRDHSNQNDWASAIYSLLFIIPLMINAEGSLHWQAGALAVLHYWIGFLLYLQRFENVGIFVVMFGEIMKTLARIVMLFFFLMLAFSLAFHALMLNQRQFDTVPLSVIQTFVMMVGELNYQNNILDAFLNNELPFGILTYVIFVQFVMLMPILLVNLMIGLAVGDIAEVQRNASLKRIAMQIDLHTSLEDKLPYWFMKRVDKPSIILYPNRKCSKHFLTQLISGEEEKNEVWSRLQSKSQNCTVIENELKKQKIRMKEMSSILEKQHCLLKLIIQKMEITSEADEYDGPVNIRGTMWPNLTKTKTRGRTTSRWVPLMKAIEAKRK; encoded by the exons aGCTGAACTGCAGTGATGACCAGGGGAACGTACCCCTGCACTGGGCAGTGGAGAGGAACAAACCAGAGAGCTGCAGAACTCTTTTGGACCTGGGCGCTGACCCCAACGTCCTCAACACCGCTCTGTTGTCGCCGCTACACTTGGCTGTTAGCCTCAGATACAACGACCTTGTGGAG CTGCTTTTGTCCTACAACGCCACCGACTGCAACCTACAGGGAGACCTTGGAAACACCCCCCTGATGATGGCCTGCTCCCTCAATAACTGTGAGGCTCTCACTATTTTG CTCAAACATGGAGCCAAGCTCTGCCAGCAGAACAAGCTcggccatttctccatgcatgCTGCTGCCTTTGCAGGCGCAAAGAAAGCCATGGAAGTCATTTTGAAGGCTG GAGAGGAGCATGGCCACCCTGCAGCAATACACATCAACTACTTGGACAAGTCCAATAGCAGCCCTCTCCATCTGGCTGTACGTGGGGGGAATATTGAGGCCATCCGTCTCTGCATTGCTACCGGGGCCAAAATCGACCAGCAACAG AATGATCGATCCACGCCACTTCATTTGGCCTGCACACAAGGTGCCACTGAGGTGGTCAAATTGATGCTGAGCACTGTGGACCAGGTAGAAGATATCATCAACCTCACTGACGGGGCGTGTCAAACCCCTCTGCACAG GGCTACAATATTTGACCACAATGAGCTGGCGGAGTACCTCATTTCTTTG GGTGCAGATCTCAACAGCAGTGACTGTAAAGGCAACACTCCCCTGCTGTTGGCAACCAGCTGTGGAGCCTGGAAATGTGTAACTCTGCTTTTGTCAAAAG gGGCAAATGTCAATTTGAAAGACAAATGTGGTTGTAACTTCCTTCACCTGGCCATTCTGCAGCCAAAAGGGCTGAAAAACATCCCAGAAGACGTACTGCAG CGCAACACTGTGAAGGCCTTGCTGAGCTGTGAGGATAATGAGGGCTGCACCCCACTCCATTACGCCTGCAGACTGGGGATCCATGACTCGGTGAAGAACATGCTGGGCCTCTCAGGGCAGGTCGGCCTTGCATGCAAGTCCAAGGACAAGAAGTCTGCTCTGCACTTTGCCGCCCA GTACGGGCGCATCAACACCTGTCAGAGATTATTGGAGACCATCACTGACTCCCGCTTGCTAAATGAAGGAGACGAGCGGGGCCTGACACCTCTGCATTTAGCTTCCAAAGGGGGCCACACTAAAGTggttcagctgctgctgcgcaAGGGAGCTCTCTTTCACAG TGATTACAAAGGCTGGTCTTGTCTGCATCATGCTGCTTCTGAGGGATACACTCAAACTATGGCCATTCTGCTGTCAGCCAACCTCAAATTACTGGATAAAACAGATGAGGATGGG AACACAGCGCTGCATATTGCAGCAAGAGCGGGACACGTGGCGGCAGTCAGGCTGATGCTGGTCAAAGGGGCGGAGCTCATCTTGAACAAGAACCACACATCATTCCTCCATGAAGCAGTGCAGAACGGAAGAAAGGATGTGGTCAATGCTGTGGTTGATAGTGAAAG aTGTGACGAAGCGTTGCAGCTGTTCACTCCCGGCACCAGCCAGAGATGCCCCATACTCGATATGATTGAGTTTCTGCCTGAAACCTGCAAG CATCTACTGGACCGCTGTGTGAGAGAGTCTGATGATGACCACAACAGCCCTAACTACCAT attgaATATAGTTTCCGATGGCTCCAGGCTCCCATTTCACCCCAAAAGTTGAGCGATGAGTCCTTGAAGATTCAGCCACTGGCTGCAGTCAAt GCAATGGTGAAGTACAATCGCATAGAGCTCCTTAACCACCCAGTCTGCAAAAAATATCTGGCAATGAAGTG GGTTGCATATGGTAGCAAAGCTCATGCtctcaacatgtttttgtaccTGTTGGGATTGCTGCCCTTGACCCACTTAATCGTGACTCTCCGGCCCTCTATGAACACCACTGACACAGGTGACCGTTCCATCAACATGGTGCCTGTGTCTTTTACTGAG CAATCTGTGTTCAAGTCCTTCTGTATGGTGATGGTCCTGATCATGAACGTTTACTCTATAGGAAAAGAAGTCATACAGTTATCACAGCAG CGCTGGAATTACTTTAGGGATCACTCCAACCAAAACGACTGGGCTTCAGCCATCTACTCTCTACTGTTCATCATCCCTCTGATGATCAATGCAGAGGGCTCGCTGCACTGGCAGGCAGGAGCACTGGCTGTCTTGCATTACTGGAttggttttcttctttatctCCAGAG GTTTGAAAATGTCGGCATCTTTGTGGTGATGTTCGGGGAGATCATGAAGACACTGGCCCGCATTGTGatgctgtttttcttcctgATGTTGGCCTTCAGTTTGGCGTTCCATGCTCTAATGCTCAACCAG AGGCAGTTCGACACGGTGCCGCTCTCCGTGATCCAAACCTTTGTGATGATGGTCGGGGAACTGAACTACCAGAATAACATCCTGGATGCCTTTCTGAACAATGAGCTGCCCTTCGGCATCCTGACATATGTCATCTTTGTGCAATTTGTGATGCTCATGCCTATCCTGCTGGTGAACTTGATG ATCGGTTTGGCAGTTGGAGATATTGCTGAGGTTCAAAGAAATGCCTCTTTAAAACGGATAGCCATGCAG ATTGACCTTCACACCTCTCTGGAAGATAAGCTCCCGTACTGGTTCATGAAACGTGTTGACAAACCCTCAATCATCCTCTATCCCAATCGTAAATGTTCCAAG CACTTCCTTACACAGCTGATCTCCggtgaagaggagaaaaatgagGTCTGGAGTCGTCTGCAGTCCAAGTCACAGAACTGCACTGTCATAGAGAATGAACTgaagaagcagaagatcag GATGAAAGAGATGTCGAGCATTCTGGAGAAGCAGCACTGCCTCCTGAAGCTCATCATCCAGAAGATGGAGATCACCTCGGAGGCGGACGAGTACGACGGCCCGGTGAACATCAGGGGCACCATGTGGCCCAACCTGACTAAGACTAAAACACGAGGCCGCACCACGTCCCGGTGGGTCCCCCTGATGAAAGCCATCGAGGCGAAGCGTAAATGA